The sequence AGTATTTTGAGCAAGAGtcagagggagggaaagtgccATTAACCCTGCATTTGCCTCGCCTGAGCCAGAAGAGGAAGCAGTCTGTAgctgagaggaagggaggagtaGTATGGGTGTATTCGAGGTGCTATTTGCTATGACTTGAATGGGCTGAGAGGAGAGACTAGACAATGCAGGTAACATAGACAGTTGAGACAAGTTTGAAATGACTGGACTAGATTTTACTGCTATATTTTGAAAACTAGCTGAAGTTGCTAGTGTTGTGCATGACAAGTTATTGGAGAGGACTGAGCCGTGTGACAAATTCTGCTCAGAAAGCACCGCTTCCGTCAGGGTCGATGAGGAGCAGGGCTGGTCTTGATCAGCTGTTAATGTGGAATCTGGTTGATCCGCCTGCTCCTCAGAGTCCATCTGTGGAACTTTAGTCCCATCTGGTGTGAGCGTGTACGGGACGCCTTCAATATCGATGAGGAGCATATCCTCAGCATTGGCCTCGTCCAGAGGAGCTGAGAGGGAAGCAAGGTCTGTGACTTGGAAGTTTCCCCACTGCATTTCCCCGAGCTCACAGGAAGAGTAGTCATCTTCCTCCACCTCTGGCTCTGTCCTTATATCTTCGATCTCATCTACCTCCATTACTAATGAGCTTTCGTTGGCAGCATCATCCCCTGTGATCCATACACATCTACTTCTGAAACTCCGGTCTCTCTTTTTAGGTAAGCTTAAGTCAAGGGCCTCCATAGTTTCTTCAAACGGGTTTTCTTTGACAATGTTTCCATCCTCAACCTTAAAGCAAATATCTCCCCCTTTCCCAAGAAACAGATGAGACACCTCAGTGTCTGCCTCAGTTGCCAGATTCTTCTGATCTCCAGTTCCAGCCATGAGGTTTTCCCTCGTCACCGGTTCAATTTTAACCTTTTTGTCCAATTCCTGAGTGCTTGTTACAAGGGTGTCGTCAAATCCCACCAtcacttcctccttctcctctttaaTATGCATGGAAAGATTGACATCAAGGAGCTTACTGTCACTGGAAGATCTCATTCCTTGGGTTGACCGTTTCGCCCCAGACACTGGTGGCTTTACCAAGGTAGCAGAAAAACCCTCTTCCATTCCCGTGTTTTGGACAGCTGGATTGCTTATTTTTGCCAGGGAATTCATGGGTTCCATTTGAAAAGCTAGGACACAATGTTGTGTTCGGGGACCTTATCTTGACTGTTTTCTTTGCTTTTTGCAAAGCTAATATTACAGCTCTGAACTTCAGGTGCCCCCTAACATCAATGTTTACATCACTAAATCTGGAAATACAACATCCAGTGTTGTAAGAGATGTCTACATAAACCTATCCAGAGTTTTCTTTGGCTCTCAATAACTTTAACTATCCAGAGGCATCAGGTGTTGAGTGCTTTGGTTATACTAAGAGAGTGTTTCAGATTGCATTGTGGTCTGCAACACCTCTATCAATGTAAAGTGCTGCTGCCACTGAGAATTCAGCCTCTTCTGTAAGCTCATCTTCAACTGAGGACCTCCAACTGAAGAAACAGCTGTTTTACATGTAGGCCAAGGGCTCTCAAAAGGGACATTCTGTGAGTTCTGAATGATGTCCACTGGCCCCTCTTGGATATCAGCAGGTTGTGCCATCTCTGGTTGTTTTAGGTCACCATTAGTTAACAGTCCAGTGGAAAATTATTGGTTCCATTCCAAAATGGGGTCATAATTCTGAAAAGTCAGGAAAGATCATTTTTTATTATAAAAATGGCCAATCaattaaacacattttacagTAGACTCCTCTAAAACTAATTATTTCCCAAATATTACCTTATCAAACTCTTGAATTTACTAAAAAAGCATTACATATCTGTTAAGACAATATGAATGTTTATATAACAGATAAATTGGCCTTGAGATATAAAACACTGCTAAACACTGCTAAATTTGCATGTCAGAGAAAGACTGTGTGACATACGATACGACATACAATGGATGGGCCTACAACAGATGAATAATAAGTAGCCCTTTTAGAAGAATGCTGCGACTGAGATGGCACAGGTGCCAGAAACAGCTAATATAGTAACATTGTCTCCCTCTTGTGAGGAATGGCTATATTGCAATATACATCGCCTTCTCCAAAGGTTACTGGTTATTGTTCATGGCCTAAACCTGCTAAACccccaaatatattattatataaatatGCCTACAAAATAAATTACAGGTGGTAACATGACATGTTATTGTGAGCACTAGAGAAATATTCTGTAGGCTAGGCACgacaacaaaaatatttttgaataGTTTCATGGTCTCATTAGGCTTAATGCCAATAATACTGGCATTATTACTGAATTGGCACATATGAAACTCATTCTGTAGATTTCTTTGTAAAAAACCcttgcatgtagcctacacagaGGGCGCCCTACTGCACGGGATcactagcctatagcctacagacAATGAATTCTACAAACCAGTCAATGTAAGCAAAAGTAACAATGCATTGTCTACCAAGATAAAAATTATGCTTAGtccattttctttttattatgtaGTCTTTGGAGTCTATGGAGTTGATGTTTAACAGACGATTCCCCTAATCATCGCTAAAATTATGACATGATTGTGTGATTGTGCGTTACAACAATTGCATGTGTTGGCTACGACAATCTTAAAAAGTAAGAAGGCACTAAGTGTCACAAGTCTTGTCAACTTAGCTGTAACCAGGTGTGATGTAAGAAGTGGGgataggcatagcctacagcATCTGCCAATTCCAGATAGTTCAAcatatagtagcctaggcttcCAAATTAGCCTATTAGGTGCCAAATAGACTGAACAGTTTTAAACTAGACGGTGTTCCACAACGAATGTTTCTGGAATGATACCTTTCAGTTAGAAGTGAAAGAAATGTGTCTTAACAGTTCCAGCTGGAAGCCTAATGAACTGAAATCCAGCTGTCATCCGCAAAATGACAGACGACGGTACCACGTGGATTCGGTCGAGCATAACAAAAAAATGTATAGGCTACTAATGCAACTGCCTATGGGTTTAGGACGCACACAGACTGCTCCTAGCTGGCTACTGTTATTCATTCTGTCATGCACACCCGCGTCTAATCTGCCGAGGGTTCGAGTGACATTGTAACATTGTAGCCCATAGCCTCGCTTTAGCTTGGCTTTGACGGACCCAGCTCATGTTCTCTATCGACCCAATCAAAAGCCGCAAGCGACTAAACTAACTGTCTTCACTGAAACGACTATCAGCGTAACTGGCTGTAGGTTTGAATTTTGATCTCGGTGAAGTATGAAAGACAATTCGCTTGGGTAGAAAAGGCGACACGGACAGACGCCATTACGAGTCGGAGGTCCGATTGAGGTGACAGAAGCAGCACATGACTATTTGAGCATCTCACTCGAACCCGAGACATTGAGTAGCCTAATTATAACCACGAAACCATTATTCGACTCCAACAATAGTAGCATTATTTAAATATCCCACAATTTGCGCTACTTTCGTAATGTGGCCACCACAGACATTACATTCGGACCTTCAACCAGCCATTTTATGTGCAGCTTAGCAAGGGTTCGAGCCGGTGGGAACGCTTGCAACATAGCTCGATCAGAACCCGTCTGTAACTTTCTAGCCCATCACAGCGTTGACTGAATTTACTACGTTTCAGAGTAAAGAAAAACATATCCAACGCAGGTGTTGTAGGGTCTCGTAATACTTTGTGTCAATTTGAAAATGAATTTGAAACTGCTTACTCTCCACGAGAGTCTGTCGTTCGCATAGGCTCCGGCTCACCCGACCCTCAGATACTTCCGGAAGACCAAATATGAATGGGTGACCGAGGCTCACTGCTGTGAGCAAAGAGAATGGGAGGGGGAATGTTTTggtgttgcaattttctgtgtccGACAGGGATACACTTTAGATTCTACTGCGTCGAAAAGCAGATGAAAGTGCTGCATCAAAACACCAACTTGTTTCACCCTTTGACAAGACTTGACAAGGCAGATAGAGTTCTTTCACATCTTTAAACACACTCAATTTTGGACTTCATTGTTTATTGCAAAAGTAGTATATCAATACACAACATTCTCAAGTTTCCAACTTGAAGCGTCTCATTCACAGACATAAACAGTCCTTGAGGGTAGTGTAGGCTACGATGTAAGACGAGTAAAAACAAGGCATATGAAGACATCAAACCTTGGCTATAAAACAGTGAAAAAACATTGTTAGAGACTAACAGAGTCTTGTAAGGCCAATTGACCCCACAACTATAGACCTACACTTAACATAGCCTCAAAGCATTTGAGTTGTCGTAGGTTATTAAAGGCCTATGCAACAAAAGAAATCTTTATTCACTTTCAGACAAGTGATTAAGAAGTCAGACAGGATGACAGGCAATCAGACTGCCAAACCCACACATATTCAAAGAAATATCATTAATGGAGGTAACAGGTGACATTGTTGTAACAACAACTTTAGATTATATTTATATGGAGTAAACTATTATTCCAGGAATACTGAGTAAAAATCAGTGAGACATGTTGTTCATCCTCTCAACTTATTTTAGGAGGGCTGTCCCTCCCACCATCCTAgatctcttttttattttcttcaacTGTGAGAGGCAGGTAAACATGAGGCAGGTAAACATATTGATTTTCTGTTTGCACAACTGGACACTTTGGGCAATATAAACCAATATCAAAAGGATCCTTGTTATGTCACAGGTCAGCAAGATCAGCAGGGCTACACGAATCAATTTCTGAAACAAGCCGATGAGGGAAGAGTTTGTACTGCAGCCATGTGGGTTCTGCAGGAAAGATAGAGAGGGTATTATCAGAGCTTGCCTTTATCCAACACTGTCAATTATATCCTACTATTTCTTTATATGGAGGGACAAAGAAATCCTTTGCCAatttctatttccaaaggaaaagcaagGTTCTAGGGCCTTACCCATGTAGCAGCTTGGTGCTTGAAGCTGTCCATCAAAGCATGTTTCCATGGCAGTGTAGCTACACTGTTTCTGTGGGTGTCTGCAGAAAAATGTCACATTTTCCCCGTGCTGAACGACCCCATCAGTCACATCATACGGCCAGCGCTTGGGCCCATCAATTATGATCCTGCTACGCTGAGCTGGGATTTGACAGCGGGCTACAATGGTGGATGGCAGAGAAATATATTTGTTAAGCGTAAAATAAACATATTCACTACAAGcatcactacaagcgtcttatgcttgatcaccctcaagcacattggactttttaaatttaatttatatagtatatttagtataaagttttgttagttttcttatcttctactgtctttattgtacagtggagtttagttatatgtttatacttatacttatatttaccattgctgctgtaagtgcatgttgtgtgtgatgtctgtatgctactgagacccttgaatttccccttggggatcaataaagtatctatctatctatctgtctatctatctatctatctatctatcatgttAATGTTTATTAGCCTCAGGGATATGAAGTAAGGGTTTTAACATGGAGTGTAACAATTTAATTTAGGCGACTCAGATTCATTTAGGTAAATCCAAAACATGTTCTAAAATGACAAGATATGGCATATCTGGATAGTTCAATCCAGTGGTTTCTATCAAGTGAATTGGCATTTGATGAACATCCTTACCTCGGCAAAATGGAATTGTACTCCAGGTTCCATTTGACAAACAGGTGACACGGTTTGGCCCATCTAGAGAAAATGTTTTCTTGCATAAGTAATAGATGGTGTCACCCACATCATATTCCTTTCTTTGGACCGCTACAAGGTAGCCATTTTCTACTTCCGCTGGAGGGGGGCAGAACATTCCTGGGAAGGttacagacagacaaaacaagagagggagagagagaaagagagagagtaataatTAGGTCCAATCACTGCTGCTCAAAAGTGTATTTGTTTAATAGTAAAGCTGGGCACATTTACACACTGAGATAATGGTAGTTATCTGTTAGTGCCAGATGATGGCAGTAGGACACCATCAGTAATGGATTTGCTCAGCCGTTCCAGTCTGTCCTTTCATAGTGTGCCAACAGGAGGCAATATAAGAGATCTGCACAAGTGCAAAGCCCTCTGCATACAATTCACAtgtatatacaaacacacacacacacctattcaacccactcacccacccaccacatCTTGAACTCAGCTCTCTTATTTTCCCATACTAGTGCTTGTCTTCCGTTTCAAAGTCACTCACTTGCACATGTATAGAGACGTGTTCATTTACGCTCGGTATCATTCTCCTTCGGGGCGACTGTATAGGTCTGAAAGGCACATATATAGATGCACGTATACTTACGCTGACAGATGGGATGAGGGTAGTGCCAGGTCTGGTTAGAGTGACAGAAATTCTCACTGTTGCCGAACAACACGTATCTGCATGTTGGAAAAGAGAgtgtttgagagggagagaggaagtgtgagagagagggagagagcaggtgggagtgagagagggggatagagggtgggagtgaaagagagaaagagagggtgggagtgagtgggatggaggtggagggaggTTAGAAGAGATTTCACTGTCAGGGGAAAGCAAAGCCTCCTGTCTCACAGTACATTAAACATGTCCAAACCACCAACATTACACACAGAAACTGAAAGCAGATGTTTCTCGTCCTATACACACCATATCCATGTGTCCTAAAATTCACATGTCAGTTACATCATGAAGAATATATGATATGCTTCATTAATATAATTATGTAATGCTATATGACACCACAGACACTCTCAGCCACTCTAAATACCTCTCGTAGGGTTTCATTATGTATTCTTTCTGACACCTTAGCAGGCGCTACAATGTAGAGCCCCAGCTGTTGGGTTTCACCACTGATCTAGGTAACACTCCTTGTTTTGAAAAGCTATTTTTCAAACAAAATAAGGAAGGCTCTGTCTAAACTATTTTCTGGGTCATTTGGATTCCTCATAAATCCCCAGACAATCTATCTGCCTCACTTGCACTGTTCCTGTCTttccgtctttctctctctcatttccaccTCCCCACCCTCCCGCTCGCACTTACCCAGTGGGGCAGCTATAGCGCACGGAGGCGCCTACTGCTGCTTCTCCTTCCACTATGACTAAGCTGACATCTGGCTCTTGCAGCTCACAGGACAGCACAGGGCCAGCGTCAACCACGAAGGGAGGCGGTGAAGGGAGAGCTGtgtgaaggagaagagaggggggggggggttactctacaacacaacacaattttactgtacacacaatTCACAAACAGCATGGTACGATTTGATTCAACCATACACATATTGAAAATTCAAACGTGTGAGATGCAGAAAGTCATTGAGATTGATTGAAAGGATGCAGACTATCTGAGGGAGCTGTAGGTCAGTGCATGGCTAGGTACGAGGGTAATGGGCATATATACGATTCCGAGGCCTTATCTACTGTTGTGAATCAAGCAGTCTGCCCAGAGAGAGCGGCATGTGTTAACCATGCgtgtgcagtagtagtttaTGGACTGTGCATTTTGATTAGTCTTTTCCATGAAACTGCATGGACAGATGGAGCAGAACTAGAGTGTTACAGTATGGTAGCGAGAGATGtttgtgaaagagggagagagagagagagagagaggagggggggtagtaaaaaaaataatgtgacTTCCTGTTATAACTGGAAAAAATCTCTGTCCTCATACTCAGTGAGAAAGGCATGTTAATGGAAATTATTATGAGTGTAAGCAAAAACCACAAAGAGAAGGCGGCTTTTCACatatgtaagtgtgtttgtgtgtgtgtgtgtgtgtgtgtgtgtgtgtgtgtgtgtgtgtgtgtgcatacattagtcgtgtttgtgtgtgtctgtgtgttcatgttcatgtgtgtgtgtgtgtgtgtgtgtgatgttattTTAAGTACTGCTGAACTGCAGGACGACTAAGCTCACATCATGGTACTGCACTCCCCCTACactttacattttttatttgattcCTGGAAACAATGTTCATTCCAGGAATCTCTGCAGAACAGATCAAGTGGCTGTGTGAGTTAAGCTATAGAAGGAGGAGTTGCTGAGAGCGGCTCTGGACATGAGAGGCCCTTGTCTCCTCTGTGGCAGTCTGCTATTGTTACATACAGCCTGAGCAGCGCCTGGgaaacacacaccagcagaggCTACACTGCAGAGAGCACAGCTACCACATCTACAGCTCCAATGAaccactttatctctctctctctctctctctctctgtgtgtgtgtgtgcgtgtgtgtgtgtgtgtgaggctgtggaGAGGTCTGGATGCAAAGCCGCCCACTGATTGTTCATGGAAATGAGATAGAAAACTCATCTCTGCCAAACAGAGCCCAATTCTTTCTGCTCCTCTAGTTATCAACAACTCAAGTACAGAGGAATATAGAACCTTTTGGATTGTGATATATCAGACAAACACGTTGTCTGTTTGGAAGGACCAATAAGTTTATATGAATATTGAGATGCAAAAGGCTGTGtacttttgtgtgcatgtgtgtgtgtgtttgtgggtgtgtgtgtgtgtgtgtgtgtgtgtgtgtgtgtgtgtgtgtgtgtgcgcgcgttcgtgcgtgcgtgcgtgtgtgtgtgtgtgtgtgtctcgtccACCAGATGCATCTAGACCCACCTGTGCACACAGGCTCATCTCCACTCCACTGACGGTCACCCTGGCAACGGCGAATGGCAGCATCCAGGCCATTGGACATGGTGTATCCTGGGAGGCATCGGACTTCCAGGAGAGCAGAGAAGGAGGGCGTGGGCGAGAGCAGGTGGGCCTCGGAGTGGTTCCCAGGGGCCATCGGCCAGGGACAGGTACGGCCTAAGACACAGGGCAAGGCTCAGGACAAAAAGTCTCAAAACTTGACAGTTGCTGGAGGAAGGCCCGGACAAATTATTCTGTAGTTGTCATGTTGGAACTTGTTTTGACATTTCCACCTCTGAAAcgatctatttattttttttaggtGTCACAGTTGACCTTAACTGAATAGCAAAGTTGTTTTAAAGAAAGTATTTGACAAAAAGACCTAATGGAAATGTCTCTGCAGCAGGGGTGTTGTCAGCTTATTAGAAGGGGTGGTTTAAGAAGAAGATATGTGTTGAGACAAGTCAAAAAATATGTACTGCAGTAAAAGACTGGTAGTCacttattatatatattttttctgtaTTGCATAGAACGAGTGGCCTATGAAACTCATAATTGCATTTATTCCCTTGTTCCTTCCTGGATACCATAGACCCATACTGCTCAATACCTGACATACTCTGCATCTCTAATGGAACCTTGGGGATTTAGGCCACTGAAGTCAACTGAGTAGCCTTGAGGCTCCATAAATttacaaatatatataatttcagTTCATGTTACTTTGTGTTACGCCTTCAGTACGTGCAGGTTGGTGGAAAAAACCCGTTCTACAGGTGTGGGCTTTGCCCACCTGCAAAAAGCACTAATTCATTTCCTCAGTATTGCAGGTAGTATGAGAGCTAACGCGTCCCCTTGATTCAATTTCAGCAGAGCTGCAGCAGAACATCTCACTGGAtcccacacaccctctctccctttagGCATTTGGATTTATTTTAAGCCCTCCACCCACACACCTGGCAAATTTAGAAGCGGATGGTTTTTACAATCACGGATATCAAAATCCTGCACAGCCTCAATTATATGTGATTTACATTTGGATATATCCATGTCAACATCTGTCTCTTAGCTGTGTTGGCCCTGGTGGAGGTGAAGCACTGTTTTCTGTGGCAGTGTCCAGATGGGCTGGGAGGGATGTCACAAGTCAAGTGTGGTTACTAAAGCCCATATgtctagtgtttgtgtgtgatgtttgctCTGAGCCGGCCTCCACTACACTGTTGTTTGTGCCCCCCAAAAATGAACCTGTAGCTTTCTTTCACAGTTGTGTTCTTTGGTTTGCCCAATCCACTTAATGGATTGATCATGATGTCAAATCAGATCTCACACATTTATTTTGGTGCTATGAATGCACTTGATCATCAATACAACTACCAAATGAAGTGTGTGACCCATGTCAGGTGCAGCATGTAAGAGGGCATAGTTACATGTGTTGACTGGCACTGAGCATTGGCATCTTACTTGGCACTACACAGCTGAGTCCACATTGGCCGTCACACAGACACTGGCGCTTAGAGCCGCAGTCTTTGTCTTGCTTGCAGTTTTTCGGACAGGTGCGTTTCCTCTCATTAACCAGAATCCTCTCTGGACAATCCTCGGCTATGACAGAGGAAAGCAGATTGTGTCGATGATGCAGTATGTACATCAATAcagaaaacacatgcacacacacacacacacacacacatacacacacagacctgtcaTAAGtcagtaatgtaatgtattcaTTATTCTGATGCACCCACAAAAGCTACACTGCACAATATGGAAACTGTTGAAACAATCTCAGCAGTCGCCCTTTACCTTCATTTCCTTCCTACTTTCTCTCATGTTAAAAGCATCTCATCACAAAACCAGAAACCAGAACCGAGCCAATGAGTCCAAAACCCAttaagcaacacaaacacaaggttCTGCTGTGGCAGAGACATCAGGATCCCATTACGAGCAGCTCCAATCAACGGTAATTAGGTGGGAAAATGGTTACTGTATGAGGGCTATAGTATGCCATCGGCCACAGAGGCCCTGCATGGGAACAGCTCGGTTCTTTAGAAAAGAGAGCACACAGCCGCGCACATGGAGTGGGTGGGAGGGAGCTCTCTAACACATGTGTTCCATACTGACGCTGAACAGCCATTAAAATATTCAACACACTGTGTTTGGGTCTGCTtccaaatgtatgtgtgtgtgtgtgtcagtgagagagagtgtgaattcATAATTACAATCAAATCACTTGCATTGCACAGTATGTAGGCAACAAATTTGTTAAGACATGTTTGTAGTAAAGCATGGATGAAATATAtaagtaataaataaataaattacgcACTGACACATATCTGGTAAAATCATCTGACAGACCCTGTGTCTGGACTGCACTATCCAGCAATGTCTGTCCTGAACATAttcaccacagcacagcacacacactgcagaattGCATAGGGAATATCATACAATGTATGGCAAGACAGATGGATTGAATATATTAAGAGCACACAGAGATATTAAGGTTTTGATTTAGATTTCCTGAAACCCTTCCAGAGCACTGAAAGGCTGCGGACGAAAACTCACCTGCAACCAGAAGAGCGAGGATGCTGGTCAGAGCCCACACAGAGAGCAGGAAAAGCGAGCGCTCCATCTCTAGGCGCTGGTCAGTGGAGAGGTTATGAAAGAGGGagcaggggagaagaggaggatatTGAGTCGGGGGGAATgtgagggaggagaaggagggtaCTTCTGAGGAACACATCTGGTTTGTATTGACTGTTTCCAATGTTGGGTAAAATTccactgacaaaaaaaagacCTTTCACCCATTTCTCAGTAGGGGCAACATGGGCTTTGACAAGCACAGGCGCCCCACACAACAAACAtcatcaaacaaacaaagacaataACACACAGGACAGAACCATTAAAACCAACCCTGGGGACAATGGGGGTCCTATCTAGGCAAACAAGGGGTGCAAAACTCACGATTTATGACAATCCGCACCTTTCAATCACTCTTctgtcacatacagtacactacatAGACCATATAACAAACACACGTGCAGATGTTGAATTATCTACCATGACATAACACAGGTGACAAAGATTGACTGTTTGCATAACTTTAGTCAACAGCTCAATCAAGATCAAGACAGTGGTGAACTATCTACCTAAAATGCTGCTTTGTCAGTATTGGAAGAACATCATGTGATGAACAAAGCCTTTAGAAACTAGCAAGCTGGATAAAAGCATCATCTGGGTGTACTCCACACTGTCTGTTTATATATATGTGGATACTATAGGATAGGTGTGAATCAGTGGAATTAATTCAACTGATGTATCTTATTTTCCTGCTCATTTTTTCTCTGTTGCCTCTCTTAAACTAATAGATTTTTGCTGCAAACATCTTTGGGTCAAATATGTATCTGTTTCTAGAAAGGAGACCTTGAATACAAATAGAATCGTTACTTTTTGAAAAATTGTGCCTCAAGGCCTTGTGAAACACCCCATGCACTGAAGTGCCCTAACAGCGCATCCTCTGAAAGATAGCACACATGAAGAACACCCACACTCTGACAGTCAGTTGAGTAAGAACATTTCTTTTATTTTGTGTTCTCTGAATTTCTGACTACAACACTCCTTGGCTAGGAACAGTGGTCGCCACTGATGCAGTTCAGTAGTTGCAGTTCAGATAAGAGACACAATAAGAGATGTACATAATCATCCACATTCGGAGGGGGAAAACAGGGACaacattacccacaatccagTTGGGATAGCATACCGCCACTGATTGGAACATAGgttgcaaac is a genomic window of Alosa sapidissima isolate fAloSap1 chromosome 10, fAloSap1.pri, whole genome shotgun sequence containing:
- the ntd5 gene encoding beta-2-glycoprotein 1-like, which encodes MERSLFLLSVWALTSILALLVAAEDCPERILVNERKRTCPKNCKQDKDCGSKRQCLCDGQCGLSCVVPSRTCPWPMAPGNHSEAHLLSPTPSFSALLEVRCLPGYTMSNGLDAAIRRCQGDRQWSGDEPVCTALPSPPPFVVDAGPVLSCELQEPDVSLVIVEGEAAVGASVRYSCPTGYVLFGNSENFCHSNQTWHYPHPICQRMFCPPPAEVENGYLVAVQRKEYDVGDTIYYLCKKTFSLDGPNRVTCLSNGTWSTIPFCRARCQIPAQRSRIIIDGPKRWPYDVTDGVVQHGENVTFFCRHPQKQCSYTAMETCFDGQLQAPSCYMEPTWLQYKLFPHRLVSEIDSCSPADLADL